A single genomic interval of Falco cherrug isolate bFalChe1 chromosome 8, bFalChe1.pri, whole genome shotgun sequence harbors:
- the LOC102057308 gene encoding thymosin beta-12-like isoform X1 has translation MGPIMSDKPDFAEIETFDKTKLKKTETREKNPLPTKETIEQEKQSESTA, from the exons ATGG GACCCATCATGTCCGACAAACCAGATTTTGCAGAAATTGAAACATTTGACAAGACAAAGCTGAAGAAGACAGaaaccagagagaaaaatccATTGCCCACTAAAGAAA CTAttgaacaggaaaagcaaagtgaaagTACAGCCTGA
- the LOC102057308 gene encoding thymosin beta-12-like isoform X2, whose product MSDKPDFAEIETFDKTKLKKTETREKNPLPTKETIEQEKQSESTA is encoded by the exons ATGTCCGACAAACCAGATTTTGCAGAAATTGAAACATTTGACAAGACAAAGCTGAAGAAGACAGaaaccagagagaaaaatccATTGCCCACTAAAGAAA CTAttgaacaggaaaagcaaagtgaaagTACAGCCTGA